One genomic region from Macellibacteroides fermentans encodes:
- a CDS encoding SAM-dependent methyltransferase: MQASLFLIPVPLGDTDHRQVLPEYNKDIIRSINHFIVENVRTARRFLKKTAPEIVIDELTFYELNKHTSPEMVADYLLPLSKGLSVGVISEAGCPAVADPGADVVAVAQRKNYPVVPLVGPSSIIMSVMASGFNGQSFAFHGYLPIDAVARTNKIKQIEQRIYSEHETQLFIETPYRNNKLAEELVRTCRPSTKLCIASNITCEDEYIKTKPVKEWAGKIPDLSKKPTIFLIYK, from the coding sequence ATGCAAGCGTCACTTTTTCTTATCCCGGTTCCACTGGGTGATACAGATCACCGGCAGGTTTTGCCGGAATATAACAAAGATATTATTCGGTCTATCAACCATTTTATTGTGGAAAATGTACGTACAGCCCGTCGTTTCCTAAAGAAAACGGCCCCGGAGATTGTAATCGACGAGCTTACTTTTTATGAGTTGAATAAACACACTTCTCCCGAAATGGTTGCAGATTACCTGCTGCCGCTCAGTAAAGGATTGTCTGTGGGTGTAATTTCGGAGGCGGGTTGTCCGGCTGTAGCCGATCCGGGAGCCGATGTGGTCGCCGTTGCACAACGCAAGAACTATCCGGTAGTTCCGTTGGTGGGACCTTCGTCTATCATAATGTCTGTGATGGCTTCGGGTTTTAACGGCCAGAGTTTTGCTTTTCACGGTTACCTTCCGATCGATGCCGTTGCACGCACCAATAAAATCAAGCAAATTGAACAGCGTATTTACAGCGAGCACGAAACACAGTTGTTTATCGAAACGCCTTACCGGAATAACAAATTGGCAGAAGAGCTGGTTCGCACCTGCCGCCCTTCCACCAAATTATGTATCGCGTCAAACATTACCTGCGAGGATGAATATATTAAAACAAAACCGGTAAAAGAATGGGCCGGCAAGATTCCGGACCTATCAAAGAAGCCTACTATATTTCTTATCTATAAATAG
- a CDS encoding methyltransferase RsmF C-terminal domain-like protein — protein sequence MAFPPEFITRTKAILGAEYEQLEEALSADAPVSIRMNRKKSDYTPAGEPVPWSHTGYYLPERLSFTFDPLFHAGHYYVQEASSMFLEQAVRQLINEPVTCLDLCASPGGKSTLLLSTLPEGSLLVSNEIIRTRSHILAENLSKWGYPASIVTNNDPTELGELTHFFDVIVTDVPCSGEGMFRKDAGSMDEWSPANVELCAGRQRRILNDVWNALKPGGLLIYSTCTYNTEEDEENVQYIVEQLGAEPVSLDIPDTWQISGPLKYNHPVYRFFPHKTKGEGFFLAVLRKDEGEIIRPRQSKDKKGKDKTKAPAVPVQAETWIQHKDQYQFEVRGETVRAFPKEYYPLLQQLYSLLKVIGAGITLGEVKGKDLIPDQSLALSYHLNREVFSSCEINWEEAIRYLRKEALVLPPDLPRGYVLLTYKGAALGFVKHLGNRANNLYPQEWRIRSGYLPDKVRLL from the coding sequence ATGGCATTTCCACCGGAATTTATTACGAGAACAAAGGCAATATTGGGAGCCGAATACGAGCAATTGGAAGAGGCATTATCAGCCGATGCGCCAGTCAGCATCCGCATGAACCGAAAAAAGAGTGACTATACTCCTGCAGGCGAACCCGTACCGTGGAGCCATACGGGATACTACCTTCCGGAACGATTGTCCTTTACATTCGATCCGCTTTTCCATGCCGGTCACTATTATGTGCAAGAGGCCTCTTCCATGTTTCTGGAGCAGGCCGTCCGTCAGCTTATAAACGAACCCGTAACTTGTCTGGATCTCTGCGCATCTCCTGGGGGCAAATCTACCCTTCTGCTTTCTACATTGCCGGAAGGAAGCCTTCTTGTGAGCAATGAAATAATACGGACGCGTAGTCACATCCTGGCCGAGAATCTCAGTAAATGGGGATATCCCGCCTCAATTGTTACCAATAACGACCCCACAGAGCTGGGCGAATTAACCCATTTTTTTGATGTGATTGTAACCGATGTTCCTTGTTCCGGAGAAGGAATGTTTAGGAAAGATGCCGGCAGCATGGACGAATGGAGTCCGGCTAATGTAGAATTATGTGCCGGCAGACAGCGCCGGATACTAAACGATGTATGGAATGCCCTTAAACCCGGTGGGCTCCTGATATATAGTACCTGTACATACAACACAGAAGAGGATGAAGAGAATGTGCAGTATATTGTCGAACAACTGGGTGCCGAACCTGTGTCATTGGATATACCGGACACGTGGCAAATTTCGGGTCCGCTTAAATACAACCATCCTGTTTATCGTTTCTTCCCCCATAAAACCAAAGGAGAAGGATTCTTTCTGGCCGTTTTGCGTAAAGACGAGGGCGAAATAATCCGTCCGCGCCAGTCGAAAGACAAAAAAGGGAAAGATAAAACGAAAGCCCCAGCGGTTCCTGTTCAGGCAGAAACGTGGATACAGCATAAGGACCAGTATCAATTTGAAGTGCGAGGCGAGACTGTACGGGCCTTTCCTAAAGAATATTACCCACTGTTACAACAACTGTACAGCTTATTGAAGGTGATCGGTGCTGGCATAACACTGGGTGAGGTAAAAGGCAAAGACCTTATACCGGATCAGTCCTTAGCACTTTCGTATCACCTAAACCGGGAGGTATTCAGCAGTTGTGAAATAAATTGGGAAGAAGCTATCAGGTACTTGCGTAAAGAGGCTCTTGTCTTGCCTCCGGATCTACCCAGAGGATATGTGTTGCTTACCTATAAAGGGGCTGCTCTGGGATTTGTAAAACATCTCGGTAACAGAGCCAATAACCTATATCCGCAGGAATGGCGAATTCGTTCGGGTTATCTGCCAGATAAGGTCAGACTACTCTGA
- a CDS encoding RNA degradosome polyphosphate kinase codes for MENSYKYFKRDISWLSFNYRVLLEAEDETLPVYERIKFLSIYSSNLEEFYEIRVAEHRGVIMKKQYADESYAEAEQTLEEITQEVNRQQREYYRIFTEQVLPALNKENIFLYQNCVPQPFHEEFVHNFFNEEVFPFLSPVMIQAGEIRTFIRDRRLYLVIRMIKRSKRLNDPDYVPEYYYALMKIPYAKVPRFIELPEHEGKHYVMFIDDIIRANLQSVFPGYIIDSCYSIKISRDADIYIEDEKAGNILEKIRKKVKKRKIGALSRFMYDRAMPSDFLSFICDAFGIVPDDLVVGGRYLNLQDLNKLPNPRGKELESKPLLPMRIPYLDEIGSVIKAIKKQDVLLHFPYQSFDYLIRLLMEAAFDPKVDEIKITQYRVAENSAVINTLISAAQNGKKVTVFVELKARFDEENNMLTAEKMTQAGIRIIYSIPGLKVHAKIAIIIRKDTREGLQRKHLAYLSTGNFNEKTAKIYSDIALLTAQTELVNDINKVFAILEGRICEATFSHLLVARFNMVPTLTEMIRREIQHVNEGRKGKIILKMNGLHDKNMINELYNASEQGVEIELIVRGICCLVPDQPYSRNIRITRIVDMFLEHSRIWYFYNDGAEDLYMTSADWMQRNLNRRIETAFPILDPIHKEEIIDILRIQLKDNVKACRIDQHLNNIYKRDDNPVKTRAQVCIYNYLRDRYALDKQR; via the coding sequence ATGGAAAATTCATACAAATACTTTAAACGGGATATCAGCTGGCTGTCTTTCAACTACCGGGTACTACTGGAGGCGGAAGATGAAACTCTTCCTGTGTATGAACGAATAAAGTTTTTGTCCATCTATTCCTCTAACCTGGAAGAATTCTACGAAATAAGGGTAGCAGAACACCGGGGTGTAATCATGAAAAAGCAGTATGCCGATGAAAGTTATGCTGAGGCGGAACAGACTTTGGAGGAGATTACGCAGGAGGTAAACAGACAGCAGCGCGAATATTACCGTATCTTTACGGAGCAGGTGCTTCCGGCACTGAATAAAGAGAATATCTTTCTCTATCAGAACTGTGTACCCCAGCCGTTTCACGAGGAATTTGTTCATAACTTCTTTAACGAAGAGGTATTTCCATTTCTATCGCCCGTAATGATACAGGCTGGTGAGATACGGACCTTTATCCGCGACCGCCGGCTTTACCTGGTCATCCGTATGATAAAACGCAGTAAGCGGCTCAATGATCCGGACTATGTTCCGGAATATTACTATGCGCTGATGAAGATTCCCTATGCCAAAGTACCCCGATTTATCGAACTCCCCGAACACGAGGGAAAGCATTACGTAATGTTTATAGACGATATAATCAGGGCCAACCTGCAGAGTGTATTTCCGGGATATATAATAGACAGTTGTTATAGCATCAAGATTTCGAGGGATGCGGATATTTATATTGAAGACGAAAAGGCAGGTAATATACTGGAGAAGATACGTAAGAAAGTCAAGAAACGTAAAATTGGGGCACTTAGCAGGTTCATGTACGACCGGGCTATGCCTTCCGACTTCCTTTCGTTTATTTGTGACGCATTTGGGATTGTTCCCGACGATCTTGTAGTGGGCGGGCGTTATCTTAATTTGCAGGATCTGAATAAATTACCCAATCCAAGGGGAAAAGAGCTGGAGAGCAAGCCATTGTTACCCATGCGAATTCCTTACCTGGACGAAATCGGATCGGTTATAAAAGCTATCAAAAAGCAGGATGTATTGCTTCACTTCCCATATCAGTCGTTCGACTACCTGATCCGTCTGCTGATGGAAGCGGCTTTCGATCCGAAAGTGGATGAGATAAAGATTACACAGTACCGCGTTGCCGAAAATTCGGCAGTGATAAATACACTTATCAGCGCGGCGCAGAATGGGAAAAAGGTGACTGTATTTGTTGAACTGAAGGCTCGCTTTGACGAGGAGAATAACATGCTGACCGCCGAAAAGATGACACAGGCGGGCATCCGGATCATTTACAGTATTCCCGGACTGAAGGTTCATGCCAAGATTGCCATTATTATTCGGAAGGATACCAGAGAGGGCTTGCAGCGAAAGCATCTGGCTTATCTGAGTACCGGAAACTTCAATGAGAAAACGGCTAAGATCTATTCGGATATTGCACTCCTTACTGCGCAGACAGAGCTGGTGAACGACATCAACAAGGTTTTTGCCATACTGGAAGGACGGATATGCGAAGCTACTTTTTCGCACTTACTGGTAGCCCGATTCAATATGGTACCCACCCTTACTGAAATGATACGCCGCGAAATACAACATGTTAATGAGGGCAGAAAGGGAAAGATTATTTTGAAGATGAATGGACTGCACGACAAGAACATGATCAATGAGCTTTACAATGCCAGCGAGCAGGGAGTGGAGATTGAATTGATTGTACGTGGCATCTGCTGCCTCGTGCCTGACCAGCCTTATAGTAGAAACATACGTATTACCCGGATTGTAGATATGTTTCTGGAACATTCCCGCATCTGGTATTTTTACAACGACGGTGCAGAAGATTTGTATATGACGTCGGCCGACTGGATGCAACGGAACCTGAACCGCCGCATCGAGACAGCTTTCCCTATTCTGGATCCGATACACAAAGAGGAGATTATCGATATCCTTCGTATTCAACTGAAGGATAATGTAAAGGCTTGCCGCATAGACCAACACTTGAACAATATCTATAAACGTGACGATAATCCCGTAAAGACACGGGCCCAGGTATGTATTTACAACTACCTGAGAGACCGGTATGCTCTGGATAAACAGCGATGA
- a CDS encoding metallophosphoesterase family protein, giving the protein MIKIGLLSDTHAWWDDRYVTYFSGCDEIWHAGDIGSETLALQLASIKPFRAVHGNIDGYPLRIQYPRVLRFKVEEVEVLITHIGGYPGRYAPEIREELFSNPPQLFIAGHSHILKAQYDPKLQCMHLNPGAAGKSGFHKVRTLMRFVIDGKQLKDLEVIELGNE; this is encoded by the coding sequence ATGATTAAAATTGGACTTCTTTCGGATACACATGCCTGGTGGGACGACCGCTATGTAACTTATTTCTCCGGGTGCGACGAGATTTGGCATGCAGGAGACATCGGTTCAGAAACCCTTGCCTTGCAGCTAGCCTCAATTAAGCCATTCCGGGCGGTGCATGGAAATATAGACGGATATCCGCTTCGTATACAATACCCCCGGGTGCTTCGGTTTAAGGTTGAGGAGGTTGAGGTACTGATTACACATATCGGAGGATATCCCGGCCGTTATGCTCCGGAGATTAGGGAAGAGCTGTTCTCCAATCCACCCCAACTTTTTATTGCAGGCCATAGTCATATCCTGAAAGCTCAGTATGACCCCAAACTTCAATGCATGCACCTTAATCCAGGAGCCGCCGGTAAGAGTGGATTCCATAAGGTCCGTACATTGATGCGTTTTGTAATAGACGGTAAACAACTAAAAGACCTCGAAGTAATAGAACTTGGTAACGAATAA
- a CDS encoding acyltransferase has translation MDNFKAHETAVIDPGCIIGEGTQIWHFSHIMTGSKLGMNCNIGQNVVVSPGVILGNGVKVQNNVSIYTGVTCDDDVFLGPSCVFTNVINPRSFISRKDEFKATHVGKGATIGANATIVCGNNIGNYALVGAGAVVTRPVPPFALVTGNPARQTGWVSKYGHKLDFDYNGRACCPESGEWYRFSDGVVISEG, from the coding sequence ATGGATAACTTTAAGGCACACGAAACCGCCGTGATCGACCCGGGTTGCATAATCGGCGAAGGAACTCAAATCTGGCATTTTAGCCACATTATGACAGGGAGTAAACTAGGTATGAACTGTAACATCGGTCAGAATGTGGTTGTTTCGCCCGGTGTTATTCTTGGAAATGGAGTAAAAGTTCAGAACAATGTATCCATCTACACAGGTGTAACGTGCGATGACGATGTTTTTCTCGGACCATCGTGCGTGTTTACCAATGTGATTAATCCGCGTAGTTTTATCAGCCGGAAAGATGAATTTAAAGCAACGCATGTCGGCAAAGGAGCAACTATCGGGGCCAATGCTACCATTGTCTGTGGCAATAATATTGGGAATTACGCACTGGTGGGTGCCGGCGCAGTGGTTACCCGTCCGGTCCCCCCCTTTGCTCTGGTAACCGGTAATCCAGCCAGACAAACAGGTTGGGTGAGTAAATACGGCCACAAACTGGACTTCGATTACAACGGACGGGCCTGTTGTCCCGAAAGCGGTGAGTGGTATCGCTTTTCCGATGGAGTTGTTATAAGTGAAGGATAA
- a CDS encoding S41 family peptidase: MKIKDIKRDVLKSVLFFTLCIVPLSGIGNTNTSWDNKTLSNEEIERIHGLSRIYGYVRYFYPNENLKSLDWFKFLIYSISQIEQSKSDEDYNQILYKLFTPICPQIRINELGNLSLNKMDISQSFYIVENKNESSGIVSNIRHISEFRSFYPSPDSIYKYKINSKLIVGFPIAVSSLPLKSKELTSLISKTNRIKLKLFSKSLLGTLVSGGSELSFIKSYEARLANEIMRYNIVQHFYPFYFEDKLNESWEISFQEYYNKIANCKNLKEYYDHVCNLLSLLKDSHADPNFSVSMGLAATYASSYYPEIETVLHGNKLYVKNVGESNRQKIQAGDIITSINNESVDDVVANKLKYISYSRKETGLKKIFASKLFESYKKDSIITLALVNNRFDNQSVSLTTNLANPYHLDTVFIKHYNDSIFYINLCCINGKYETIKERISEINNNKGIIFDLRGYAQPYALSIIANIIDTTVSLGNLKQPVTYYPDHLRESYISAEKWHIAPFNSNLSDEYAKLYQYQPPVNTKLKGPYVFLMDASSISFTETLLDIVKAYKLGPIIGENSAGCNGDLMFTKLPIASFTMTGWKFINRDNTQHHSVGIIPDKFVTNSSLVDLQLDTAIKYLLK; encoded by the coding sequence ATGAAAATCAAAGATATAAAAAGGGATGTACTAAAGAGTGTTTTGTTTTTTACGTTATGTATTGTTCCGCTATCTGGTATAGGCAATACTAACACATCCTGGGATAATAAAACACTTTCTAACGAAGAAATTGAGCGAATTCACGGATTATCCCGTATATATGGATATGTGAGATATTTCTATCCGAATGAAAATCTTAAAAGTCTTGATTGGTTTAAATTTTTAATATATTCTATTTCACAGATTGAACAGAGTAAATCTGATGAAGATTATAATCAAATACTTTATAAACTGTTTACACCGATATGTCCTCAAATCAGGATAAATGAATTAGGTAACCTATCTTTAAATAAGATGGATATTAGTCAGTCATTTTATATTGTAGAAAACAAAAATGAATCCAGTGGAATTGTTAGTAATATTAGGCATATTTCAGAGTTTAGAAGCTTTTATCCAAGTCCAGATTCTATTTATAAATATAAAATAAATTCTAAACTAATTGTTGGATTTCCAATTGCAGTTTCCAGTTTACCCCTAAAATCAAAGGAATTAACATCTTTGATATCAAAAACGAATCGGATTAAATTAAAACTTTTTTCCAAATCATTATTGGGGACCTTGGTGTCCGGAGGCTCAGAGTTATCTTTTATTAAATCTTACGAAGCCCGATTGGCTAATGAAATAATGAGATACAATATTGTTCAGCATTTTTATCCTTTTTATTTCGAAGACAAATTAAACGAATCATGGGAAATATCATTTCAAGAATATTACAACAAAATTGCAAATTGTAAGAATTTAAAAGAGTATTATGATCATGTATGTAATTTATTAAGTCTGTTGAAGGATTCGCATGCCGATCCTAATTTTTCTGTTTCAATGGGTTTGGCGGCTACTTATGCTTCTTCCTACTACCCGGAAATAGAAACAGTCCTACATGGTAATAAATTGTATGTTAAGAATGTAGGTGAGTCAAATAGACAAAAGATTCAAGCAGGTGATATTATTACAAGCATTAATAATGAGAGCGTAGATGATGTAGTTGCTAATAAGTTGAAATATATTTCATATTCAAGAAAGGAAACTGGTCTAAAAAAAATATTTGCAAGTAAATTATTTGAAAGCTATAAAAAAGATTCAATAATAACATTAGCTTTAGTAAATAATCGTTTTGACAATCAATCTGTGTCTTTAACTACTAATTTGGCAAATCCTTATCACCTGGATACGGTTTTTATAAAACATTATAATGATTCGATCTTTTATATTAATCTTTGCTGCATAAATGGTAAATATGAAACTATTAAAGAACGTATAAGTGAAATAAATAATAATAAAGGAATAATATTTGATTTGAGAGGCTATGCTCAACCCTATGCTTTAAGTATTATCGCTAATATTATTGATACTACGGTATCTTTGGGAAATTTAAAACAGCCGGTTACCTATTATCCTGATCATTTAAGGGAAAGCTATATCTCTGCCGAGAAATGGCACATAGCCCCTTTTAATTCAAATTTGAGTGACGAATATGCCAAACTATATCAGTATCAACCTCCTGTTAATACCAAACTGAAGGGACCTTATGTTTTTCTTATGGATGCTTCTTCTATAAGCTTCACAGAAACATTACTTGATATTGTTAAGGCATATAAATTAGGTCCAATAATTGGAGAGAACTCTGCTGGATGTAATGGAGATTTGATGTTTACTAAATTACCAATAGCATCATTCACAATGACTGGATGGAAGTTTATAAACAGAGATAATACCCAACATCACAGTGTCGGAATTATACCTGATAAATTTGTAACTAATTCAAGTCTGGTTGATCTGCAACTAGACACGGCGATTAAATATTTGCTGAAATAG
- a CDS encoding glycoside hydrolase family 53 protein: MKQKAKLWLLVAGLISLMSCNKVEGKTDSDSSAFAKGADISWLPQMEKSGYIFYNDNGVKEDCIQILKDHGINSVRLRTWVDPSDNPHSGHCSKDETVAMAVRAQKAGMRIMINFHYSDTWADPAHQTKPKAWEGLNFEQLKEALYTYTADVMTALKEAGVTPEWVQVGNEIPSGMVYPEGSTDNWPQLVELLNKGYDAVKEVSPSSQVILHVDQGNNNERFRWWFDNATKYGAKYDIIGMSYYPYWLEGKPDYTLSIDDLGNNMNDMVSRFHKDVMVVEVGGEDTKVQNTYDMLKAVISKVTEVPSNKGKGVFYWEPQGARSWSKYALSCWGDNGRPTQALDAFK; this comes from the coding sequence ATGAAGCAGAAAGCAAAACTTTGGCTCCTTGTAGCCGGGCTTATTTCGTTGATGAGCTGTAACAAAGTGGAAGGAAAAACCGACTCTGATAGCAGTGCCTTTGCTAAAGGGGCTGATATCAGCTGGCTTCCCCAAATGGAAAAAAGCGGATATATTTTTTATAACGACAACGGGGTTAAAGAGGACTGTATCCAGATATTAAAAGATCACGGGATAAATTCCGTGCGTCTCCGTACGTGGGTGGATCCATCAGATAACCCTCACAGCGGGCATTGCAGCAAAGATGAAACCGTTGCAATGGCTGTCAGGGCTCAAAAAGCAGGAATGCGTATTATGATTAATTTCCACTACAGCGACACTTGGGCCGATCCGGCGCATCAAACAAAGCCTAAAGCATGGGAAGGGCTGAACTTCGAGCAATTGAAGGAGGCTTTGTACACCTATACCGCCGATGTGATGACAGCACTTAAAGAGGCAGGAGTGACCCCCGAATGGGTACAGGTAGGGAATGAAATTCCCTCCGGAATGGTTTATCCGGAAGGAAGTACCGATAACTGGCCTCAACTGGTGGAACTGCTAAACAAAGGCTATGATGCCGTTAAAGAGGTTTCACCCTCTTCGCAGGTGATCCTCCATGTGGATCAGGGCAATAACAACGAACGTTTTCGCTGGTGGTTCGACAATGCCACAAAATACGGAGCTAAATATGATATAATCGGGATGTCTTACTACCCCTACTGGCTAGAAGGTAAACCCGACTATACATTGTCGATCGACGATTTAGGCAACAATATGAACGACATGGTAAGTCGCTTCCATAAGGATGTTATGGTTGTAGAAGTAGGTGGCGAAGACACCAAGGTTCAGAATACTTACGACATGCTTAAAGCCGTAATAAGTAAAGTCACTGAAGTTCCCTCAAACAAAGGAAAAGGTGTCTTTTATTGGGAACCCCAGGGAGCTCGCAGCTGGAGCAAATATGCCCTCAGCTGTTGGGGTGATAACGGCAGACCAACCCAAGCCCTGGATGCATTTAAGTAA
- a CDS encoding TlpA family protein disulfide reductase produces the protein MKRVIALSLAILCIATLLPAKNRKITNPSVDFTKVGIYHIEQVQLTNKETRLTLHCTFIPGWWIKFGRDAYIQADPSGEKLLATGIEGTEFGKETYMPESGDTTLVLIFPPINKSVKKINFGEGETPDFFGINLDKKARPDNTKDLKSAQMIRKVKTEVESPKKSPAENPPFFRKDTARLRGYIKGYDPRAGFTTGILYIGNVLTREDYPIVAQIDSDGYFKADFEINHPICTNITFRQSWIPFYIEPGETVGLILDWTEFLEADRKRNMPYIYKRIEYLGSLASLNRELNSFTLKLPDYRQLYEMGDKLDPNELLKQQIALKDENLSNLDLSAKEKSLSPKAVRILKNNILLTWASYLFDYESNRSYSARANKENAALQTPLPSDFYDFLQAIDLQNEELLISPEFSTFINRFEYCTPLSQSFYKRYVTPSISFYQYLKNIKEDHLLTPEETKHIIWLDELRFVEITPEIEAEYKKKEDFTQAIYKKVKTQLDSYRKEGIKDVSEHEKELIQWRTKDSLLVNSLHLEPNLVYEIAKVRSLNYSLKKFKKEYADIYLTTFSEGITNPFLKNEARRIYGLVFPSDEKTAYDLPEGKGTNIFRKIIDPLKGKVLFVDFWATTCGPCVGGIKNMKDTRAKYAGNPDFDFVFITDDRTSPRNDYDKFVAEQELKNIHRISADEMNYLRQLFKFNGIPRYIVINKEGKVWNDDFQMHNFEFELPKYLTKQP, from the coding sequence ATGAAAAGAGTAATTGCACTTTCCCTTGCTATTCTTTGTATTGCAACCCTTTTACCGGCAAAAAACCGAAAGATAACAAACCCATCGGTCGATTTTACAAAAGTCGGAATTTACCATATTGAGCAAGTACAGCTTACCAATAAGGAAACCCGACTTACATTACATTGTACATTTATTCCTGGATGGTGGATAAAGTTTGGACGTGATGCCTATATTCAGGCTGATCCCTCCGGTGAAAAACTTCTTGCTACTGGAATTGAGGGAACTGAGTTCGGAAAGGAGACTTATATGCCTGAATCAGGTGATACAACATTGGTCCTTATTTTTCCTCCAATCAATAAATCTGTAAAGAAAATCAATTTCGGTGAAGGCGAAACTCCTGATTTCTTCGGAATCAACCTTGACAAAAAAGCCCGCCCGGATAATACAAAAGATTTGAAATCGGCACAAATGATTCGCAAAGTTAAAACAGAAGTAGAGAGTCCAAAGAAAAGTCCTGCAGAAAACCCACCCTTCTTTCGTAAAGATACTGCCCGCTTGAGAGGATACATAAAGGGCTATGATCCGCGAGCAGGATTCACAACCGGTATTCTTTATATTGGCAATGTATTAACTCGCGAAGACTATCCCATAGTTGCCCAAATCGATTCCGATGGTTATTTTAAAGCCGACTTTGAAATTAATCATCCTATTTGCACCAACATAACATTCAGGCAAAGCTGGATTCCTTTTTACATTGAACCAGGAGAAACGGTTGGATTGATTCTGGATTGGACCGAATTTCTTGAAGCTGACAGGAAAAGGAATATGCCTTATATTTATAAAAGAATCGAATATCTTGGTTCTTTAGCATCATTAAATAGGGAGTTAAACAGCTTCACCCTTAAACTTCCGGACTACAGACAACTGTACGAAATGGGAGATAAACTGGATCCAAATGAATTACTAAAGCAGCAAATAGCTTTGAAGGATGAGAATTTGTCTAATCTGGATTTATCAGCAAAAGAAAAATCCTTATCTCCTAAAGCTGTGCGTATACTCAAAAACAACATTCTGCTAACGTGGGCAAGCTACTTGTTTGATTATGAAAGTAACCGAAGTTACAGCGCTAGAGCAAACAAAGAAAATGCGGCCTTACAAACACCTCTACCGTCGGATTTCTATGATTTTCTGCAAGCAATTGACCTTCAGAATGAAGAATTATTGATATCTCCGGAATTCAGTACTTTCATAAACCGTTTCGAGTATTGTACCCCTCTTTCGCAATCATTTTACAAACGATATGTCACTCCATCAATTAGCTTTTACCAGTATTTGAAAAATATAAAAGAAGATCATCTGCTTACACCTGAAGAAACAAAGCATATAATTTGGCTGGATGAATTAAGATTTGTTGAAATAACTCCGGAAATAGAGGCCGAATATAAAAAGAAAGAAGATTTTACCCAGGCAATCTATAAAAAAGTCAAAACACAATTGGATTCCTATAGAAAGGAGGGAATAAAGGATGTTTCAGAGCATGAAAAAGAACTTATCCAATGGAGAACCAAAGATTCTTTGCTGGTTAATAGTCTTCATCTGGAACCAAATCTTGTATATGAAATTGCCAAAGTTCGTTCCTTGAATTACTCACTCAAAAAATTTAAAAAAGAGTATGCCGACATATACTTAACTACTTTTTCTGAAGGGATTACCAATCCATTCCTTAAAAATGAAGCCAGACGGATCTATGGTTTAGTTTTTCCGTCGGATGAAAAAACAGCCTATGACCTTCCGGAAGGTAAAGGAACAAACATCTTTCGTAAAATTATTGATCCTCTGAAAGGGAAGGTTCTGTTTGTTGACTTCTGGGCAACTACCTGCGGACCGTGTGTTGGTGGTATCAAAAACATGAAAGATACGCGAGCCAAATACGCTGGAAATCCGGATTTTGATTTTGTTTTTATAACCGACGACCGGACATCTCCCCGTAACGACTACGATAAATTTGTAGCCGAACAAGAGTTGAAAAATATTCATCGGATTAGTGCAGATGAAATGAATTATCTCCGACAATTGTTTAAATTCAACGGTATCCCACGTTATATTGTTATTAATAAAGAGGGTAAAGTATGGAATGATGACTTTCAAATGCATAACTTTGAATTTGAATTACCAAAGTATTTAACAAAACAACCATGA